The following are encoded in a window of Mycolicibacterium tusciae JS617 genomic DNA:
- a CDS encoding GntR family transcriptional regulator codes for MKAPPAYQALREQLRDEIDAGRYRDGARLPTESELVARHNLSRQTVRRAFQDLVAEGVVYRVPGRGTYAHGEGRRYLRQLGSIEDLMSLSDDTTMQVLTGLRRRVDLDAASRLRLDDDIVYSVVFRRLHDGVPFVMTTVHLAPAVAHAVVSSPELQDGAVGTQTVIGVLEPQLTDPIAEAAQSITVAPADSAVADAVSCEPGHCMLRVDRLYSDTSGRPVELSVSHFLPEQYTYRVTLRRSG; via the coding sequence GTGAAGGCGCCCCCCGCGTACCAGGCACTGCGCGAACAACTTCGCGACGAGATCGACGCGGGGCGCTACCGCGACGGAGCGCGTCTGCCCACCGAGTCAGAACTGGTTGCCCGCCACAACCTTTCCCGGCAGACGGTCCGACGGGCGTTTCAGGACTTGGTCGCCGAGGGCGTGGTGTACCGCGTTCCTGGCCGCGGCACCTATGCCCATGGAGAGGGTCGGCGCTATCTGCGTCAGCTCGGTTCGATCGAAGACCTGATGAGCCTCTCCGACGACACGACGATGCAAGTGCTGACCGGTCTGCGCAGACGCGTGGATCTCGATGCCGCCAGTCGCCTACGACTCGACGACGACATCGTCTACTCGGTCGTCTTCCGGCGGCTCCACGACGGGGTGCCGTTCGTGATGACGACCGTGCACCTCGCGCCCGCTGTCGCGCACGCGGTGGTGTCGTCGCCCGAACTACAAGACGGTGCGGTCGGCACACAAACGGTGATCGGCGTCCTCGAGCCCCAGCTGACAGACCCGATTGCCGAAGCGGCACAGTCCATTACAGTGGCGCCGGCGGACAGTGCGGTCGCTGATGCGGTGTCGTGTGAGCCCGGCCATTGCATGCTTCGAGTCGACCGGCTCTACAGCGATACCTCGGGACGCCCCGTCGAGTTGTCCGTCAGCCATTTCCTACCCGAGCAGTACACCTACCGGGTGACGTTGCGCCGCTCCGGCTAG
- a CDS encoding DUF6262 family protein: MRADNSIHIVTAAKQRHELTRAKAIAALHELDRAGTKISFEAVAEHAGVSRSWLYTQPDLKDEINRIRALRRPQHDQAPPARQRAREDSLRQRLDVALRRNRELAEQNQRLRHQLAHALGQARDDTHKRPARDRDSITIDPC; encoded by the coding sequence ATGCGAGCTGACAACAGCATTCACATCGTCACCGCAGCCAAGCAGCGTCACGAGCTCACCCGCGCAAAAGCTATCGCCGCCTTGCACGAACTCGACCGCGCCGGAACCAAGATCAGCTTCGAAGCCGTCGCCGAACACGCCGGTGTCTCCCGGTCCTGGCTCTACACCCAGCCCGACCTCAAAGACGAGATCAACCGCATCCGTGCGCTACGCCGCCCGCAACACGACCAGGCTCCGCCAGCCCGGCAACGCGCCAGGGAAGACTCCCTGCGCCAGCGCCTCGACGTCGCACTTCGCCGCAACCGTGAACTCGCCGAACAGAATCAGCGACTGCGCCACCAACTCGCCCATGCTCTCGGACAAGCCCGCGACGACACCCACAAGCGACCCGCCCGAGATCGCGATTCGATAACAATCGACCCCTGCTGA